A single window of Jiangella alkaliphila DNA harbors:
- a CDS encoding helix-turn-helix domain-containing protein: MIEKTVRSVEHPGPAQVPAWGHEGAHPSVRAALFVAGTVLRTARAHAGLSQRELAERAGVALSSIVKTEAARSVPSWSTMMTCLEACGVRLAFVTPDGEVVLTAPLVLAPDAAGRHYPSHLPVWAVERDEQWWDSHPLRRAPVVPRERIPRYSYRLRSPGDEGKARWERDP; the protein is encoded by the coding sequence ATGATCGAGAAGACAGTGCGCAGCGTGGAGCATCCAGGCCCGGCCCAGGTCCCCGCCTGGGGTCATGAGGGCGCGCACCCCAGCGTCCGTGCCGCCCTGTTCGTGGCGGGCACTGTGCTCCGGACTGCCCGGGCACATGCCGGGCTGAGCCAGCGAGAGCTGGCGGAACGGGCCGGTGTCGCGCTGTCCTCGATCGTCAAGACCGAGGCGGCCAGGTCCGTACCCAGCTGGAGCACGATGATGACCTGCCTCGAGGCGTGCGGAGTGCGGCTGGCGTTCGTCACACCTGATGGCGAAGTCGTGCTGACGGCGCCGTTGGTCCTGGCGCCCGATGCGGCCGGACGGCACTATCCTTCGCACCTGCCCGTCTGGGCGGTAGAGCGCGACGAGCAGTGGTGGGACAGTCACCCGCTCCGCCGGGCACCGGTCGTGCCGCGAGAGCGGATACCGCGATACAGCTATCGGCTCCGATCGCCCGGCGACGAGGGCAAGGCCAGGTGGGA
- a CDS encoding TrkH family potassium uptake protein: protein MGWARRPDGRGGAIRRPRRPQPAQVVVVAFAAVVIAGTLLLMLPIAREGPGSAPPLVALFTSTSATCVTGLIVVDTPTYWSTFGEVVILGLIQVGGFGIMTLGSLLVVLVARRIGLRTRLTAATESKGLDRTDVRRVVLGVAAVTATFELTVGTILTARLTTQHDEPLGQAAYHGFFHAIASFNNVGFSLYSTNLMGFVGDPVIFLPIAVSVICAGLGFPALLELRHRWRSPRRWTLHTQLTVVISGLLLVAGTAYTAATEWRNAATFGPLDGTDRVFAAFFHSSVTRTAGFNTVDVTQMTDATWLGTDVLMFIGGGSAGTAGGIKVTTFALLFYAIFSEIRGDPTVHVLGRRISEQAQRQALTVALLAIAVVMVPTVALVATTRFGLDEVLLEVTSAFSTAGLSAGITPQLPAGGQLLLVFIMFIGRVGTVTLASALVLRQRTRLYERPEERPIIG, encoded by the coding sequence GTGGGGTGGGCTCGGCGGCCGGACGGGCGCGGCGGCGCGATCCGGCGACCGCGACGGCCGCAGCCGGCTCAGGTGGTCGTGGTCGCGTTCGCCGCCGTCGTCATCGCCGGGACGTTGCTGCTCATGCTGCCCATCGCGCGCGAAGGGCCCGGATCCGCTCCCCCGCTGGTCGCGCTGTTCACGTCGACGTCGGCCACGTGCGTCACCGGGTTGATCGTCGTCGACACGCCGACGTACTGGAGCACGTTCGGCGAAGTGGTGATCCTCGGGCTGATCCAGGTCGGCGGGTTCGGCATCATGACGCTCGGGTCGCTGCTGGTGGTGCTCGTGGCGCGCCGGATCGGGCTGCGGACCCGGCTCACCGCCGCCACCGAGAGCAAGGGCCTGGACCGCACCGACGTCCGCCGGGTCGTCCTCGGGGTTGCAGCGGTGACGGCGACGTTCGAGCTGACGGTCGGCACGATCCTGACGGCCCGGCTGACCACGCAGCACGACGAACCGCTCGGACAGGCCGCCTACCACGGCTTCTTCCACGCGATCGCCTCGTTCAACAACGTCGGCTTCTCCCTCTACAGCACCAACCTCATGGGGTTCGTGGGCGACCCGGTGATCTTCCTGCCGATCGCGGTCTCGGTCATCTGCGCGGGTCTCGGCTTCCCGGCACTGCTGGAGCTTCGGCACCGCTGGCGCTCGCCCCGGCGGTGGACGCTGCATACCCAGCTCACCGTCGTGATCAGCGGCCTGCTGCTGGTCGCCGGCACCGCGTACACGGCGGCGACAGAGTGGCGCAACGCCGCCACGTTCGGGCCGCTCGACGGCACCGACCGGGTGTTCGCGGCGTTCTTCCACTCGTCGGTGACGCGCACGGCCGGCTTCAACACCGTCGATGTCACGCAGATGACGGACGCCACGTGGCTGGGCACCGACGTGCTGATGTTCATAGGCGGCGGCAGCGCGGGCACGGCCGGCGGCATCAAGGTGACGACGTTCGCGCTGCTGTTCTACGCGATCTTCTCCGAGATCCGCGGCGACCCGACGGTGCACGTGCTGGGCCGCCGCATCAGCGAGCAGGCCCAGCGGCAGGCGCTCACCGTGGCGCTGCTCGCGATCGCCGTCGTCATGGTGCCGACGGTCGCGCTGGTCGCCACGACGCGGTTCGGCCTGGACGAGGTGCTGCTCGAGGTAACCTCCGCCTTCTCCACCGCCGGGCTGTCGGCCGGCATCACCCCGCAGCTGCCGGCCGGCGGGCAGCTACTGCTGGTGTTCATCATGTTCATCGGGCGCGTCGGTACGGTCACGCTGGCCAGCGCGCTGGTGCTGCGGCAACGGACGCGGCTCTACGAACGACCGGAAGAGAGGCCGATCATTGGCTAG
- a CDS encoding potassium channel family protein has protein sequence MARRTRTLDVAVIGLGRFGTSLALELMRTGDTEVLGIDSDPAAAQAVSSQLTHVAIADSTSEDALRQLSVQEYDRVVLGIGSHLEASILTASVLLSMGIPNVWAKAITEPHARILRQLGVHHVVQPEHDMGAKVAHLVRGRMLDFIEFDDGFAMVKTTPPRETVGLRLGDTGIRQKYGVTVVAVKRPGEGFTYATADTVVQDGDTLIVSGLIPDAERFSELT, from the coding sequence TTGGCTAGGAGAACGCGCACCCTGGACGTCGCCGTCATCGGCCTCGGCCGGTTCGGCACGTCGCTGGCGCTGGAGTTGATGCGCACCGGCGACACCGAGGTGCTGGGCATCGACAGCGACCCCGCGGCCGCGCAGGCCGTCAGCAGCCAGCTCACCCACGTCGCCATCGCCGACTCCACCAGCGAGGACGCGCTGCGTCAGCTGTCCGTGCAGGAGTACGACCGCGTGGTCCTGGGCATCGGCAGCCACCTCGAGGCCAGCATCCTCACCGCGTCGGTGCTGCTCAGCATGGGGATCCCAAATGTCTGGGCCAAGGCGATCACGGAGCCGCACGCTCGGATCCTGCGCCAGCTGGGCGTGCACCACGTGGTCCAGCCCGAGCACGACATGGGCGCCAAGGTCGCCCACCTCGTCCGCGGCCGCATGCTCGACTTCATCGAGTTCGACGACGGCTTTGCGATGGTCAAGACGACGCCACCACGGGAGACCGTAGGGTTGCGCCTCGGCGACACCGGGATCCGGCAGAAGTACGGCGTCACCGTCGTCGCGGTGAAGCGGCCGGGCGAGGGGTTCACCTACGCGACGGCGGACACCGTCGTACAGGACGGCGACACGCTCATCGTCTCCGGGCTGATCCCCGACGCCGAGCGGTTCAGCGAGCTGACCTGA
- a CDS encoding MerR family transcriptional regulator codes for MDHEGVGVSADSTSGTGAAGDAGRTAAAGRAATRQGLLFEGMVGPVPDDVGYRGPTACSAAGITYRQLDYWARTGLVEPSIRSAAGSGSQRLYSFRDILVLKIVKRLLDTGVSLQQIRQAVQHLRDRGVEDLAGITLMSDGASVYECTSADEVVDLVQGGQGVFGIAVGRVWREIEATLVQLPAEKPGEPPAEHPGDQLAARRRARAAGE; via the coding sequence ATGGACCATGAAGGGGTCGGCGTGAGCGCAGACAGCACATCCGGTACTGGCGCGGCAGGTGACGCCGGTCGTACCGCTGCGGCCGGTCGCGCCGCCACGCGGCAGGGCCTGCTGTTCGAGGGCATGGTCGGCCCGGTCCCCGACGACGTCGGCTACCGCGGGCCCACCGCGTGCAGCGCCGCCGGCATCACCTACCGCCAGCTCGACTACTGGGCCCGCACCGGCCTGGTCGAGCCGAGCATCCGCAGCGCCGCCGGGTCCGGCAGCCAGCGGCTCTACTCCTTCCGCGACATCCTCGTGCTCAAGATCGTCAAGCGGCTGCTCGACACCGGCGTCTCGCTGCAGCAGATCCGCCAGGCGGTCCAGCACCTGCGCGACCGCGGCGTCGAGGACCTCGCCGGCATCACGCTGATGAGCGACGGCGCCAGCGTCTACGAGTGCACCTCCGCCGACGAGGTCGTCGACCTCGTCCAGGGCGGCCAGGGCGTCTTCGGCATCGCCGTGGGCCGGGTGTGGCGCGAGATCGAGGCCACCCTCGTCCAGCTGCCGGCCGAGAAGCCCGGCGAGCCGCCGGCCGAACACCCCGGCGACCAGCTCGCCGCCCGCCGCCGCGCCCGCGCAGCGGGGGAGTAG
- a CDS encoding bifunctional nuclease family protein, whose translation MRELDVVGVRVEMPSNQPIVLLREVGGDRFLPIWIGAVEATAIAFAQQGVVPPRPMTHDLFKDVLDAAGITLEQVRITEVRDNTYYAELVLSGGLEVSSRPSDSIALALRTGSPIYASEPLLDEAGVLMADPDSEEQEDEVARFRQFLDEVTPEDFSG comes from the coding sequence GTGCGCGAGCTAGACGTCGTGGGTGTCCGTGTGGAGATGCCCTCCAACCAGCCCATCGTCCTACTGCGTGAGGTGGGCGGAGACCGGTTCCTGCCCATCTGGATCGGCGCGGTGGAGGCCACCGCCATCGCGTTCGCCCAGCAGGGCGTCGTCCCGCCCCGGCCCATGACCCACGATCTGTTCAAAGACGTGCTCGACGCCGCCGGCATCACGCTCGAGCAGGTCCGCATCACCGAGGTGCGCGACAACACCTACTACGCCGAGCTGGTGCTGTCCGGCGGCCTCGAGGTCAGCTCGCGGCCGTCCGACTCCATCGCGCTCGCGCTGCGCACGGGATCTCCCATCTACGCGTCCGAGCCGCTGCTCGACGAGGCCGGGGTGCTCATGGCCGACCCTGACTCCGAAGAGCAGGAGGACGAGGTCGCCCGGTTCCGCCAGTTCCTCGACGAGGTCACCCCGGAAGACTTCAGCGGCTGA
- the ftsR gene encoding transcriptional regulator FtsR codes for MSIGEVLAQLRPDFADVSISKIRFLETEGLVEPQRSPSGYRRFTHDDVARLRYVLTVQRDHYLPLRVIKEQLAQLDRGMELVTEGGSSVTPYTAAAAANDEVLLPRASLLEAAAISDELLTELESYGLVTARRGGAYDADALLVARTAGELAQYGLQPRHLRSVRTAAERQVGLVEQVVAPIFRQRSADSRGRAEEAAVDVARLTVRLHAALVDAGARRLSR; via the coding sequence ATGAGCATCGGCGAGGTGCTCGCCCAGCTGCGGCCCGACTTCGCCGACGTCAGCATCTCCAAGATCCGGTTCCTCGAGACCGAGGGCCTGGTCGAGCCGCAGCGCTCGCCGTCGGGCTACCGCCGCTTCACCCACGACGACGTCGCACGGCTGCGCTACGTTCTCACCGTCCAGCGCGACCACTACCTGCCGCTGCGGGTGATCAAAGAGCAACTGGCACAGCTCGACCGAGGAATGGAGCTGGTCACCGAGGGTGGCAGTTCGGTCACGCCATACACCGCGGCCGCGGCGGCGAACGACGAGGTGCTGCTGCCGCGCGCGTCGCTGCTAGAGGCCGCGGCCATCTCCGACGAGCTGCTGACCGAGCTGGAGTCCTACGGGCTGGTGACGGCGCGCCGCGGGGGCGCGTACGACGCCGACGCCTTGCTGGTCGCCCGCACGGCCGGCGAGCTGGCCCAGTACGGGCTGCAGCCGCGGCACCTGCGTTCGGTCCGGACCGCCGCCGAGCGGCAGGTCGGGCTGGTCGAGCAGGTGGTGGCGCCGATCTTCCGGCAGCGCAGTGCCGACTCCCGCGGCCGGGCCGAAGAGGCCGCCGTCGACGTCGCCCGGCTGACCGTCCGGCTGCACGCCGCGCTGGTCGACGCCGGGGCGCGCCGGCTGTCGCGCTGA
- the gcvH gene encoding glycine cleavage system protein GcvH: MYPDDLRYTAEHEWVRSPGETEGSVRVGITHFAQEQLGDIVYVQLPAVGDELTAGGVCGELESTKSVSELFAPLTGTVTARNDELDAAPEQVNADPYGAGWMIEIVPADPGAVDQLLTADDYRSQVEG, translated from the coding sequence TTGTATCCCGACGACCTGAGGTACACCGCGGAGCACGAGTGGGTCCGCAGCCCCGGCGAGACCGAGGGCAGCGTCCGCGTCGGCATCACGCACTTCGCCCAGGAGCAGCTCGGCGACATCGTGTACGTCCAGCTCCCGGCCGTCGGTGACGAGCTCACCGCGGGCGGCGTCTGCGGCGAGCTCGAGTCCACCAAGAGCGTGAGCGAGCTGTTCGCGCCGCTCACCGGCACCGTCACGGCGCGCAACGACGAGCTCGACGCCGCGCCCGAGCAGGTGAACGCCGACCCGTACGGCGCCGGCTGGATGATCGAGATCGTCCCCGCCGACCCGGGGGCCGTCGATCAGCTCCTGACGGCCGACGACTACCGTTCTCAGGTGGAGGGCTGA
- a CDS encoding DUF881 domain-containing protein: protein MPDPTADPADAVPDGAAAPAEPVRRSEPTEYEEHEAREGRAEPDEPTEPAAPAEPSERDARDAPDEPPEREEPNEPAAGDEPAAPRQPFVPGGSRFTPAAPSGTQRLWNAVRQKPDGGQVLVAVLVALLGFSAVLQVRSDDDDALASARRDDLVQILDGLRRQADRLDDHVTELESDRRDLVSGADTEAAALEQAEERARSTGVLAGTIPASGPGIIMTISDPDHAVSAFTMLRAVNELRVAGAEAIQIRGGGNDEAVRVVASTSFENPSSDVLTVGGKELEPPYDITAIGDPGELSGAMTFAGGIVASIEDDGDGADATVDEYDDLIVDVLHEPEAPQYARPAPDDGDDE from the coding sequence ATGCCTGACCCCACCGCCGATCCCGCCGACGCCGTGCCCGACGGCGCCGCCGCCCCGGCCGAGCCCGTCCGGCGCAGCGAGCCCACGGAGTACGAGGAGCACGAGGCGCGTGAGGGGCGCGCCGAGCCCGATGAACCAACCGAGCCCGCTGCGCCTGCCGAGCCCTCGGAGCGGGACGCGCGCGACGCGCCGGACGAGCCGCCGGAGCGGGAGGAGCCGAACGAGCCGGCCGCCGGCGACGAGCCCGCGGCGCCGCGGCAGCCGTTCGTCCCCGGTGGCAGCCGCTTCACCCCGGCCGCGCCGTCGGGCACGCAGCGGCTCTGGAACGCCGTCCGGCAGAAGCCCGACGGCGGCCAGGTGCTGGTGGCCGTGCTGGTCGCGCTGCTCGGGTTCAGCGCCGTGCTGCAGGTGCGCTCGGACGACGACGACGCGCTCGCCAGCGCCCGCCGCGACGACCTCGTGCAGATCCTCGACGGGCTGCGCCGCCAGGCCGACCGCCTCGACGACCACGTGACCGAGCTGGAGTCCGATCGCCGCGACCTCGTCAGCGGCGCCGACACCGAGGCGGCCGCGCTCGAGCAGGCCGAGGAGCGGGCCCGCAGCACCGGCGTGCTGGCCGGCACCATCCCGGCCAGCGGTCCCGGCATCATCATGACGATCAGCGACCCCGACCACGCCGTCAGCGCCTTCACCATGCTCCGCGCCGTCAACGAGCTGCGGGTGGCCGGCGCCGAGGCGATCCAGATCCGCGGCGGCGGGAACGACGAGGCGGTCCGCGTCGTCGCGAGCACGTCGTTCGAGAACCCGAGCAGCGACGTCCTCACCGTCGGCGGCAAGGAGCTGGAGCCGCCGTACGACATCACCGCCATCGGCGACCCGGGCGAGCTGTCCGGCGCCATGACGTTCGCCGGCGGCATCGTCGCCAGCATCGAGGACGACGGCGACGGCGCGGACGCCACCGTCGACGAGTACGACGACCTCATCGTGGACGTGTTGCACGAGCCGGAGGCGCCTCAGTACGCTCGCCCGGCGCCGGACGACGGCGACGACGAATGA
- a CDS encoding small basic family protein codes for MIPLAGLLVGILAGLYFDVSVPLELQPYLPIAIVAALDAVFGGIRAVIEGIFNDKVFVVSFIANVLIAAFIVFLGDQLGVGSQLSTAVIVVLGIRIFTNVATIRRHIFHA; via the coding sequence GTGATCCCCCTCGCCGGGCTCCTGGTCGGCATCCTGGCCGGCCTGTACTTCGACGTGTCGGTGCCGCTGGAGCTGCAGCCGTACCTGCCCATCGCCATCGTGGCCGCGCTCGACGCGGTGTTCGGTGGCATCCGGGCGGTCATCGAGGGCATCTTCAACGACAAGGTGTTCGTGGTCTCGTTCATCGCCAACGTGCTGATCGCCGCGTTCATCGTGTTCCTCGGCGACCAGCTCGGCGTCGGCTCGCAGCTGTCGACGGCGGTGATCGTCGTGCTGGGCATCCGCATCTTCACCAACGTCGCGACGATCAGGCGGCACATCTTCCATGCCTGA
- a CDS encoding DUF881 domain-containing protein produces the protein MVTGQAPRVRPLRRPDESMSLLNDLFAKPLDAGYEEAAARRQAAGERPTSERTWRSPALAIGLVALGLLLTMSVLQVRDTASVVSSERQGLIEQIDNEDARVSRLQGEVTALEAEIGELESNLLQNSAAGQQMREEVEGLQVTTGAIAVTGPGVVVTVDDAEDQSAEDGTDRVLDLDLRQVVNGLWSAGAEAIAINGQRITPLTGIRSAQDLIQINYRPTDAPYEISAIGDPRTLARDFGDGSGGEWLRRTAASSGISSNVRTEESLDLPAGNTPLSFATPGEGAS, from the coding sequence GTGGTGACAGGGCAGGCTCCGCGCGTCCGTCCGCTGCGGCGGCCGGACGAGTCGATGTCGCTGCTCAACGACCTGTTCGCCAAGCCGCTCGACGCCGGGTACGAGGAGGCGGCGGCACGACGTCAGGCCGCGGGCGAGCGGCCGACCTCCGAGCGCACCTGGCGGTCGCCGGCCCTGGCGATCGGGCTGGTCGCGCTCGGCCTGTTGCTGACCATGTCGGTGTTGCAGGTACGCGACACCGCTAGTGTTGTCTCTTCGGAGCGGCAGGGGCTCATCGAGCAGATCGACAACGAGGACGCACGGGTCAGCCGGCTGCAGGGCGAGGTCACCGCCCTGGAGGCCGAGATCGGCGAGCTCGAGAGCAACCTCCTGCAGAACTCCGCGGCCGGGCAGCAGATGCGTGAGGAAGTCGAGGGCTTGCAGGTGACAACGGGGGCGATCGCCGTGACGGGGCCAGGGGTGGTCGTCACGGTCGACGATGCCGAGGACCAGAGCGCCGAGGACGGCACCGACCGCGTCCTCGACCTCGACCTGCGCCAGGTCGTGAACGGGCTCTGGTCGGCCGGCGCCGAGGCCATCGCCATCAACGGCCAGCGCATCACCCCGCTCACCGGCATCCGCTCCGCCCAGGACCTCATCCAGATCAACTACCGGCCCACGGACGCGCCCTACGAGATCTCCGCCATCGGCGACCCTCGCACGCTGGCCCGCGACTTCGGCGACGGCAGCGGCGGCGAGTGGTTGCGCCGCACCGCCGCGAGCAGCGGCATCTCGTCCAACGTCCGCACCGAGGAGTCCCTGGACCTTCCGGCCGGCAACACTCCGCTTTCCTTTGCCACCCCGGGGGAGGGCGCGTCGTGA
- a CDS encoding CDP-alcohol phosphatidyltransferase family protein, with the protein MKAQETAVQTDRVFTVPNILSFLRLLGVPVFLWLVLVEEADTLAIILLAVSGFTDYLDGYLARRWNQISRVGQLLDPLADRLYILTTIVALTLREVIPLWFAVLLVARDVYMAGIVALLRARRGITGLPVHFLGKSATACLLYAFPLLLWGDGDGTVPMLARVFGWAFVIWGVALYWWAAVLYTEQTRKVLATPVAGRNS; encoded by the coding sequence GTGAAGGCGCAGGAGACGGCGGTGCAGACCGACCGGGTGTTCACGGTTCCGAACATCCTGTCGTTCCTGCGCCTGCTCGGCGTGCCGGTGTTCCTCTGGCTGGTGCTGGTCGAGGAGGCCGACACTCTCGCGATCATCCTGCTCGCGGTCTCCGGGTTCACCGACTACCTCGACGGCTACCTCGCGCGGCGGTGGAACCAGATCAGCCGGGTCGGCCAGTTGCTCGACCCGCTCGCGGACAGGCTCTACATCCTCACCACGATCGTGGCGCTGACGCTGCGCGAGGTCATCCCGCTCTGGTTCGCGGTGCTGCTGGTCGCGCGCGACGTGTACATGGCGGGCATCGTCGCGCTGCTGCGCGCCCGCCGCGGCATCACCGGCCTGCCCGTCCACTTCCTCGGCAAGTCCGCGACGGCCTGCCTGCTCTACGCGTTCCCGCTGCTGCTCTGGGGTGACGGCGACGGCACCGTCCCGATGCTGGCCCGGGTGTTCGGCTGGGCGTTCGTCATCTGGGGCGTGGCGCTGTACTGGTGGGCGGCGGTCCTCTATACCGAGCAGACCCGCAAGGTGCTCGCGACACCCGTCGCCGGCCGGAATTCCTGA
- a CDS encoding MarR family winged helix-turn-helix transcriptional regulator has translation MSASELELIRALEALFHQLSCTKADSDLRSMVEMDLSISQFRCLILLGRHAEALPINELADGLDLTLATAGRNVDRLLAHGLVERREDPQDRRVRLVSLSDTGRSIMTEIDAHHRNALVAFAQSLDPADRDRLTAALAPIVEPSAPSRLEEQLS, from the coding sequence GTGTCCGCCTCCGAGCTCGAGCTCATCCGCGCGCTGGAGGCGCTCTTCCATCAGCTGTCGTGCACCAAGGCCGACTCCGATCTGCGGTCCATGGTCGAGATGGATCTGTCCATCTCCCAGTTCCGCTGCCTCATCCTGCTCGGCCGGCATGCCGAGGCGCTGCCGATCAACGAGCTGGCCGACGGTCTCGACCTCACGCTGGCCACGGCCGGTCGCAACGTCGACCGCCTGCTCGCGCACGGGCTGGTCGAACGGCGTGAGGACCCGCAGGACCGCAGGGTCCGGCTGGTCTCGCTGTCCGACACGGGGAGGTCGATCATGACCGAGATCGACGCCCACCACCGCAACGCACTCGTGGCGTTCGCCCAGTCCCTCGACCCGGCGGACCGGGACCGGCTCACCGCCGCGCTCGCTCCGATCGTCGAACCATCCGCACCATCTCGCCTGGAGGAACAACTCTCATGA
- a CDS encoding DHA2 family efflux MFS transporter permease subunit has translation MSAPAGPPDTGSDKLDRGVLKVAGVVVLGAIMSILDITVVSIALPTFQSEFNATYATVAWTMTAYTLALAAVIPISGWAADRFGTKRLYLTSLVLFTLGSVLCAMAWDIGPLIGARVLQGLGGGMLMPLGMTIMTRAAGPDRVGRVMAVLGVPMLLGPIGGPILGGWLIDVASWHWIFLINLPIGIVGIFAAWRVLPRDTEQPSETFDFLGMALLSPGLAAFLYGVSSIPEHGTVNNAEVLIPAIIGLALVVAFVFHALRKDHPLIDLRLFLNRHLTIAVVTMSLFIVAFMGAGLLFPGYFVQVRGESTLMAGLLIAPQGLGAMVTMPIAGRFTDKAGPGKLVLGGIVLIAIGMGTFTQLDADTPYGLLMGALFVMGLGMGMTMMPIMTAALASLTHGEVARGSTLMNIVQQTGGSIGTAVMSVILTNNIINNQSAATFYGAVQTQSEDQLPPDLFAAGQQALAEAFGNTYVVAVVLVLLCLVPAFFLPRSKQELRLDPREEGEGDASQAPPVVLH, from the coding sequence ATGAGTGCACCGGCCGGACCCCCCGACACCGGGTCTGACAAGCTCGATCGCGGCGTCCTGAAGGTCGCCGGCGTGGTGGTGCTCGGCGCCATCATGTCGATCCTCGACATCACGGTCGTCAGCATCGCGCTGCCGACCTTCCAGTCCGAGTTCAACGCCACCTACGCCACCGTCGCTTGGACGATGACGGCGTACACCCTGGCTCTGGCCGCGGTCATCCCGATCAGCGGCTGGGCGGCGGACCGGTTCGGCACCAAGCGGCTCTACCTGACGTCGCTCGTCCTGTTCACCCTCGGCTCGGTGCTGTGTGCCATGGCCTGGGACATCGGCCCGCTCATCGGCGCCCGCGTGCTGCAGGGCCTCGGCGGCGGCATGCTGATGCCGCTGGGCATGACGATCATGACCCGCGCCGCCGGCCCGGACCGCGTCGGCCGCGTCATGGCCGTGCTGGGCGTGCCGATGCTGCTGGGCCCGATCGGCGGCCCGATCCTCGGCGGCTGGCTGATCGACGTCGCCTCCTGGCACTGGATCTTCCTGATCAACCTGCCCATCGGCATCGTCGGCATCTTCGCGGCGTGGCGGGTGCTGCCGCGCGACACCGAGCAGCCGTCCGAGACGTTCGACTTCCTCGGTATGGCGCTGCTCTCCCCCGGCCTCGCGGCGTTCCTGTACGGCGTGTCGTCGATCCCGGAGCACGGCACGGTCAACAACGCCGAGGTGCTCATCCCGGCCATCATCGGCCTGGCCCTCGTGGTCGCGTTCGTCTTCCACGCGCTGCGCAAGGACCACCCGCTGATCGACCTGCGGCTGTTCCTCAACCGGCACCTCACCATCGCCGTCGTGACGATGTCGCTGTTCATCGTGGCCTTCATGGGCGCCGGTCTGCTGTTCCCCGGCTACTTCGTGCAGGTCCGCGGCGAGAGCACGCTGATGGCCGGTCTGCTGATCGCGCCCCAGGGTCTCGGCGCCATGGTGACGATGCCGATCGCGGGCCGGTTCACCGACAAGGCCGGCCCCGGCAAGCTGGTGCTCGGCGGCATCGTGCTCATCGCCATCGGCATGGGGACGTTCACCCAGCTCGACGCCGACACGCCGTACGGGCTGCTGATGGGCGCGCTGTTCGTCATGGGCCTCGGCATGGGCATGACGATGATGCCGATCATGACCGCCGCGCTGGCCAGCCTCACGCACGGCGAGGTGGCCCGTGGGTCGACGCTGATGAACATCGTCCAGCAGACCGGCGGCTCGATCGGTACCGCCGTCATGTCGGTCATCCTGACGAACAACATCATCAACAACCAGTCCGCCGCCACGTTCTACGGCGCGGTCCAGACCCAGTCCGAGGACCAGCTGCCGCCGGACCTCTTCGCGGCCGGACAGCAGGCGCTGGCCGAGGCGTTCGGCAACACCTACGTGGTGGCGGTCGTGCTGGTCCTGCTCTGCCTCGTCCCGGCGTTCTTCCTGCCGCGGTCGAAGCAGGAGCTGCGTCTCGACCCCCGCGAGGAGGGCGAGGGCGACGCCAGCCAGGCGCCGCCGGTCGTCCTGCACTGA
- a CDS encoding VOC family protein codes for MSTLLNPYIGFRDNARQALEFYQSVFGGELQLSTFADLGASHDPAESGKIMHGQLETENDLVLMAADTPSDMEYTPGGSVSISLSGDDEPTLRGYWEALSGDGTVTVPLEKAPWGDTFGMCVDPYGVSWMVNILGAKPPQ; via the coding sequence ATGAGCACGCTGCTCAACCCGTACATCGGGTTCCGTGACAACGCGCGGCAGGCGCTGGAGTTCTACCAGTCGGTCTTCGGCGGCGAGCTGCAGCTCAGCACGTTCGCCGACCTCGGCGCCAGCCACGACCCGGCCGAGTCGGGCAAGATCATGCACGGCCAGCTGGAGACCGAGAACGACCTGGTGCTGATGGCCGCCGACACGCCGAGCGACATGGAGTACACGCCCGGCGGCAGTGTCTCGATCTCGCTCAGCGGCGACGACGAGCCCACGCTGCGCGGCTACTGGGAGGCGCTGTCCGGCGACGGCACCGTCACCGTGCCGTTGGAGAAGGCGCCGTGGGGCGACACCTTCGGCATGTGCGTCGACCCGTACGGGGTCAGCTGGATGGTCAACATCCTGGGGGCGAAGCCGCCGCAGTAG